In Apium graveolens cultivar Ventura chromosome 10, ASM990537v1, whole genome shotgun sequence, the following are encoded in one genomic region:
- the LOC141692276 gene encoding uncharacterized protein LOC141692276 isoform X2, translating to MEMQKDTTSLLILVCALCFLSTLKFSCGSIGLEGYSNHSCIENEKQALLILKTSLIDKSNLLSSWVGDDCCAWHGIGCNKTTGQVIQVDLRNGGLTGDQVNSSLLDLKYLSYLDLSFNDFDEIQIPGFFGSFKDLTYLNLSYSNFKGLVPRHLGNLSSLRYLDLNGNSLLSIENMGWLSNLSLLEHLDLSGVDLSGANNWFLAINVLPSAITVLVMSNCKLPENIDSYPIFRNLTSLVLLDLSYNNLKSSFPLWVLNNTGIENLVLGVNQFNGQIPKSIGKMTSLINLDLRSNNFQGLILESLGALTSLAILDISHNNFQGFIPDSIGNLTSLSKLDLSFNDFRGPIPQSIGNLKSLSRLDFSYNKLNDSIPHEMGNLTELTHLYLQINELRGWLPETFCQLSKLKILYIYGNQLGGSIPECIGGLSNIEELYLLDNAWEGFVSEHHFVNLTKLAYLSISSRSNLVFNVSSKWIPPFQLRYIYLQSLKAGPKFPRWLETQRQIYYIFLANSSISEIIPADWFVSVFLSRVLKSIDLSDNDINFKRLSSVSAAPNGLNTLALSNNRLSGEFPAFLCNVKSLSTLILSNNKFSGELPRCLGNLTELTNFDVMNNSLSGEIPAGLGSLVQLNYLNLHNNKFHGKIPISFQNLTQLVTLDMGKNNVNDNLPSWTGEQLPRLKYLILRSNNLYGNIPTQLCNWPSVQLLNLAQNQITGSIPSCFGNFSAMIKGESEVLRPGFSLVSGQMIVDDARGFEQRYTSTLGYLFSIDLSDNNIGGEIPEELMDLSGLLNLDLSGNQLAGRIPDEIGKLNKLEYLDLSRNKLNGRIPLSLADLSFLSRLNLSFNDLSGKIPTGNQLQTLEDPSIYAGNNQLCGQPLKPCTDDDTESHYKKDDADERLWFYTGISPGLFVGLLGFCASLYFIESWS from the exons ATGGAAATGCAAAAAGATACTACTAGTTTACTCATTCTTGTTTGTGCATTATGTTTTCTATCAACTTTGAAGTTTAGCTGTGGGAGCATAGGACTTGAAGGCTATTCAAATCATAGCTGcattgaaaatgagaaacaagcTTTGTTGATCCTTAAGACAAGTCTGATTGATAAATCGAATCTCTTATCGTCATGGGTCGGAGATGATTGTTGTGCATGGCATGGAATTGGTTGCAACAAAACAACTGGCCAAGTCATTCAAGTTGATCTTCGAAATGGTGGTTTAACAGGTGATCAAGTAAACTCTTCTCTACTAGATTTGAAGTATTTGAGTTACTTGGACTTGAGTTTCAATGATTTTGATGAAATCCAAATTCCGGGATTTTTTGGCTCCTTTAAGGATTTAACATATCTCAATCTCTCGTACTCGAATTTTAAAGGTTTAGTTCCTCGTCATCTAGGAAACCTTTCGAGTTTAAGGTACCTTGATTTGAATGGTAATTCTCTGTTAAGCATTGAGAATATGGGGTGGTTATCGAATCTTTCTTTGTTGGAACACTTAGATCTCTCCGGTGTAGATCTTTCTGGCGCCAACAATTGGTTTCTGGCCATCAATGTGCTTCCTAGTGCAATTACAGTACTTGTGATGAGCAACTGCAAGCTACCTGAAAATATCGATTCTTATCCGATTTTTAGAAATCTAACATCTCTTGTTTTACTTGATCTTAGTTACAACAATCTCAAATCTTCTTTTCCTTTATGGGTTTTAAACAACACTGGCATTGAAAATCTTGTTCTTGGGGTTAACCAATTCAATGGCCAAATTCCTAAGTCCATTGGAAAGATGACATCTCTCATTAATCTTGATCTCCGCTCTAATAACTTTCAAGGTTTGATCCTCGAAAGTTTAGGGGCTTTGACATCTCTTGCTATTCTTGATATTTCACACAATAATTTTCAAGGTTTTATTCCTGACAGTATCGGAAATTTGACATCACTTTCTAAACTTGATCTTTCTTTTAATGATTTCCGAGGCCCGATTCCTCAGTCTATTGGAAATTTGAAATCACTTTCGAGACTTGATTTTTCATATAATAAACTAAATGATTCAATTCCACACGAGATGGGCAATCTCACAGAACTCACACACCtttatttacaaataaatgaatTAAGAGGTTGGTTGCCGGAGACATTTTGCCAACTGTCGAAGTTAAAAATATTGTACATTTATGGTAATCAACTGGGCGGAAGCATACCTGAATGCATCGGAGGACTATCAAATATAGAAGAGTTGTATCTTTTGGATAATGCATGGGAGGGTTTTGTATCAGAGCATCATTTTGTTAACCTTACAAAGTTGGCTTACTTGTCGATTTCTTCGCGGTCTAACTTAGTGTTCAATGTCAGCTCGAAATGGATTCCTCCATTTCAGCTCAGATACATATACCTGCAGTCCTTGAAAGCTGGGCCTAAATTTCCCCGTTGGCTCGAAACACAGAGACAGATCTATTATATTTTCCTGGCAAATTCGAGCATATCAGAAATTATTCCTGCTGATTGGTTTGTGAGTGTGTTCTTATCTCGGGTGCTCAAATCTATTGATTTATCTGACAATGACATTAATTTTAAACGCCTGTCATCTGTTTCAGCAGCTCCAAATGGTTTGAATACATTAGCCCTCTCAAATAACCGCTTGTCGGGTGAATTTCCAGCTTTTTTGTGCAATGTGAAGTCCTTGTCGACTTTAATTCTCTCAAACAACAAGTTCTCAGGAGAGCTCCCCCGGTGTTTAGGGAACTTAACAGAATTGACCAATTTCGATGTGATGAATAACAGTCTCTCTGGTGAAATTCCCGCGGGCTTGGGTTCTCTAGTACAACTCAATTATCTGAACTTGCACAACAACAAGTTTCATGGGAAAATTCctatttcttttcaaaatttgacACAGCTGGTGACGCTTGATATGGGAAAGAATAATGTAAATGATAATCTTCCCTCTTGGACGGGAGAACAATTACCGCGCCTAAAGTATTTAATACTCCGGTCCAACAATTTATACGGTAATATTCCAACACAGCTTTGCAACTGGCCATCTGTTCAACTTTTAAACTTGGCACAAAATCAAATCACAGGAAGCATTCCTTCTTGTTTCGGCAATTTTAGTGCCATGATTAAGGGTGAAAGCGAAGTTCTACGTCCAGGTTTCAGTTTAGTAAGTGGTCAAATGATAGTAGATGATGCAAGAGGTTTTGAGCAAAGATACACATCTACACTGGGGTATCTGTTTTCCATTGATCTGTCAGACAACAATATCGGAGGAGAGATTCCAGAAGAGTTGATGGATCTTAGTGGTTtgttgaatttagatttatcgGGTAATCAGCTAGCTGGAAGGATACCTGATGAAATCGGGAAACTGAATAAGCTAGAATATCTTGACCTTTCTAGGAATAAACTTAATGGTCGTATTCCACTGAGTTTAGCGGATTTAAGCTTTTTAAGCCGCTTGAACCTCTCCTTCAATGATTTATCAGGGAAAATACCTACTGGAAACCAATTGCAGACCCTTGAAGATCCCTCCATCTATGCTGGCAACAATCAACTATGTGGCCAACCCCTGAAGCCTTGCACTGATGATGACACCGAATCACATTACAAAAAAGATGATGCTGATGAGCGCTTGTGGTTTTACACTGGGATTTCACCTGGTCTCTTTGTTGGCCTTTTGGGATTCTGCGCTTCTTTGTATTTCATCGAGTCTTGGAG CTGA
- the LOC141692276 gene encoding uncharacterized protein LOC141692276 isoform X1 produces MEMQKDTTSLLILVCALCFLSTLKFSCGSIGLEGYSNHSCIENEKQALLILKTSLIDKSNLLSSWVGDDCCAWHGIGCNKTTGQVIQVDLRNGGLTGDQVNSSLLDLKYLSYLDLSFNDFDEIQIPGFFGSFKDLTYLNLSYSNFKGLVPRHLGNLSSLRYLDLNGNSLLSIENMGWLSNLSLLEHLDLSGVDLSGANNWFLAINVLPSAITVLVMSNCKLPENIDSYPIFRNLTSLVLLDLSYNNLKSSFPLWVLNNTGIENLVLGVNQFNGQIPKSIGKMTSLINLDLRSNNFQGLILESLGALTSLAILDISHNNFQGFIPDSIGNLTSLSKLDLSFNDFRGPIPQSIGNLKSLSRLDFSYNKLNDSIPHEMGNLTELTHLYLQINELRGWLPETFCQLSKLKILYIYGNQLGGSIPECIGGLSNIEELYLLDNAWEGFVSEHHFVNLTKLAYLSISSRSNLVFNVSSKWIPPFQLRYIYLQSLKAGPKFPRWLETQRQIYYIFLANSSISEIIPADWFVSVFLSRVLKSIDLSDNDINFKRLSSVSAAPNGLNTLALSNNRLSGEFPAFLCNVKSLSTLILSNNKFSGELPRCLGNLTELTNFDVMNNSLSGEIPAGLGSLVQLNYLNLHNNKFHGKIPISFQNLTQLVTLDMGKNNVNDNLPSWTGEQLPRLKYLILRSNNLYGNIPTQLCNWPSVQLLNLAQNQITGSIPSCFGNFSAMIKGESEVLRPGFSLVSGQMIVDDARGFEQRYTSTLGYLFSIDLSDNNIGGEIPEELMDLSGLLNLDLSGNQLAGRIPDEIGKLNKLEYLDLSRNKLNGRIPLSLADLSFLSRLNLSFNDLSGKIPTGNQLQTLEDPSIYAGNNQLCGQPLKPCTDDDTESHYKKDDADERLWFYTGISPGLFVGLLGFCASLYFIESWRYSYFHFVEQVSNKISLALFQQNFLY; encoded by the coding sequence ATGGAAATGCAAAAAGATACTACTAGTTTACTCATTCTTGTTTGTGCATTATGTTTTCTATCAACTTTGAAGTTTAGCTGTGGGAGCATAGGACTTGAAGGCTATTCAAATCATAGCTGcattgaaaatgagaaacaagcTTTGTTGATCCTTAAGACAAGTCTGATTGATAAATCGAATCTCTTATCGTCATGGGTCGGAGATGATTGTTGTGCATGGCATGGAATTGGTTGCAACAAAACAACTGGCCAAGTCATTCAAGTTGATCTTCGAAATGGTGGTTTAACAGGTGATCAAGTAAACTCTTCTCTACTAGATTTGAAGTATTTGAGTTACTTGGACTTGAGTTTCAATGATTTTGATGAAATCCAAATTCCGGGATTTTTTGGCTCCTTTAAGGATTTAACATATCTCAATCTCTCGTACTCGAATTTTAAAGGTTTAGTTCCTCGTCATCTAGGAAACCTTTCGAGTTTAAGGTACCTTGATTTGAATGGTAATTCTCTGTTAAGCATTGAGAATATGGGGTGGTTATCGAATCTTTCTTTGTTGGAACACTTAGATCTCTCCGGTGTAGATCTTTCTGGCGCCAACAATTGGTTTCTGGCCATCAATGTGCTTCCTAGTGCAATTACAGTACTTGTGATGAGCAACTGCAAGCTACCTGAAAATATCGATTCTTATCCGATTTTTAGAAATCTAACATCTCTTGTTTTACTTGATCTTAGTTACAACAATCTCAAATCTTCTTTTCCTTTATGGGTTTTAAACAACACTGGCATTGAAAATCTTGTTCTTGGGGTTAACCAATTCAATGGCCAAATTCCTAAGTCCATTGGAAAGATGACATCTCTCATTAATCTTGATCTCCGCTCTAATAACTTTCAAGGTTTGATCCTCGAAAGTTTAGGGGCTTTGACATCTCTTGCTATTCTTGATATTTCACACAATAATTTTCAAGGTTTTATTCCTGACAGTATCGGAAATTTGACATCACTTTCTAAACTTGATCTTTCTTTTAATGATTTCCGAGGCCCGATTCCTCAGTCTATTGGAAATTTGAAATCACTTTCGAGACTTGATTTTTCATATAATAAACTAAATGATTCAATTCCACACGAGATGGGCAATCTCACAGAACTCACACACCtttatttacaaataaatgaatTAAGAGGTTGGTTGCCGGAGACATTTTGCCAACTGTCGAAGTTAAAAATATTGTACATTTATGGTAATCAACTGGGCGGAAGCATACCTGAATGCATCGGAGGACTATCAAATATAGAAGAGTTGTATCTTTTGGATAATGCATGGGAGGGTTTTGTATCAGAGCATCATTTTGTTAACCTTACAAAGTTGGCTTACTTGTCGATTTCTTCGCGGTCTAACTTAGTGTTCAATGTCAGCTCGAAATGGATTCCTCCATTTCAGCTCAGATACATATACCTGCAGTCCTTGAAAGCTGGGCCTAAATTTCCCCGTTGGCTCGAAACACAGAGACAGATCTATTATATTTTCCTGGCAAATTCGAGCATATCAGAAATTATTCCTGCTGATTGGTTTGTGAGTGTGTTCTTATCTCGGGTGCTCAAATCTATTGATTTATCTGACAATGACATTAATTTTAAACGCCTGTCATCTGTTTCAGCAGCTCCAAATGGTTTGAATACATTAGCCCTCTCAAATAACCGCTTGTCGGGTGAATTTCCAGCTTTTTTGTGCAATGTGAAGTCCTTGTCGACTTTAATTCTCTCAAACAACAAGTTCTCAGGAGAGCTCCCCCGGTGTTTAGGGAACTTAACAGAATTGACCAATTTCGATGTGATGAATAACAGTCTCTCTGGTGAAATTCCCGCGGGCTTGGGTTCTCTAGTACAACTCAATTATCTGAACTTGCACAACAACAAGTTTCATGGGAAAATTCctatttcttttcaaaatttgacACAGCTGGTGACGCTTGATATGGGAAAGAATAATGTAAATGATAATCTTCCCTCTTGGACGGGAGAACAATTACCGCGCCTAAAGTATTTAATACTCCGGTCCAACAATTTATACGGTAATATTCCAACACAGCTTTGCAACTGGCCATCTGTTCAACTTTTAAACTTGGCACAAAATCAAATCACAGGAAGCATTCCTTCTTGTTTCGGCAATTTTAGTGCCATGATTAAGGGTGAAAGCGAAGTTCTACGTCCAGGTTTCAGTTTAGTAAGTGGTCAAATGATAGTAGATGATGCAAGAGGTTTTGAGCAAAGATACACATCTACACTGGGGTATCTGTTTTCCATTGATCTGTCAGACAACAATATCGGAGGAGAGATTCCAGAAGAGTTGATGGATCTTAGTGGTTtgttgaatttagatttatcgGGTAATCAGCTAGCTGGAAGGATACCTGATGAAATCGGGAAACTGAATAAGCTAGAATATCTTGACCTTTCTAGGAATAAACTTAATGGTCGTATTCCACTGAGTTTAGCGGATTTAAGCTTTTTAAGCCGCTTGAACCTCTCCTTCAATGATTTATCAGGGAAAATACCTACTGGAAACCAATTGCAGACCCTTGAAGATCCCTCCATCTATGCTGGCAACAATCAACTATGTGGCCAACCCCTGAAGCCTTGCACTGATGATGACACCGAATCACATTACAAAAAAGATGATGCTGATGAGCGCTTGTGGTTTTACACTGGGATTTCACCTGGTCTCTTTGTTGGCCTTTTGGGATTCTGCGCTTCTTTGTATTTCATCGAGTCTTGGAGGTATTCTTACTTTCACTTTGTCGAGCAAGTCTCTAACAAGATATCCCTTGCCTTGTTTCAACAGAATTTCCTTTACTGA
- the LOC141692169 gene encoding ARS-binding protein 1-like: MSSHHLKVVKKSAITDKIRSAICEYKKENPGVSQKDLQAWVHQKYDLDISQSTISNTLKRASEYLSDERKQSDVKKHKSAKYPDLEKVLFEWFLQRQDKVNMSGEIIQEKGKELMKKMYGESNSDFSFSSGRLERFKARYGIKSYRRFGESGSVMMENIENALPGIRSKLDQFQN, encoded by the coding sequence ATGTCTTCGCATCATCTAAAAGTAGTGAAAAAATCAGCAATCACAGATAAGATAAGGAGTGCTATTTGTGAATATAAAAAGGAGAATCCAGGTGTAAGCCAGAAAGATTTACAAGCATGGGTACATCAAAAATATGACTTAGATATCAGTCAATCAACTATATCAAACACACTCAAGAGAGCCTCGGAATACTTGTCCGACGAGAGGAAACAAAGTGATGTCAAAAAACACAAATCAGCAAAATATCCAGATTTAGAGAAAGTTTTGTTTGAGTGGTTTCTTCAAAGGCAAGATAAAGTTAATATGTCTGGAGAAATCATTCAAGAAAAAGGAAAGGAGCTAATGAAGAAAATGTATGGGGAAAGTAATTCCGATTTTAGCTTTTCCAGTGGACGGTTAGAACGTTTCAAGGCAAGATATGGAATCAAATCTTATCGGCGTTTTGGTGAAAGTGGTTCAGTGATGATGGAGAACATTGAAAATGCATTGCCAGGCATCCGATCAAAATTGGATCAATTTCAGAATTAA
- the LOC141693894 gene encoding conserved oligomeric Golgi complex subunit 1, protein MRMSLSPSSPPADGKLYGREKDADLLFRSKPVSEIRSIEASTRKQIDDKSEELRQLVGNRYRDLIDSADSIVLMKNSAESISANISAIHDTILNSLSLSSSNKSVSAPNPTRSKTYGIACRVKYLVDTPENIWGHLDEFMFLESATRYMRAKHVHFSLDLLNDSSNRNRNVLANFPLLKHQWQIVESFKSQISVRSRERLLLLDLSKGVGVSVYADALAAVAVIDELDPVQVLGLFLESRKSCISQKLSGVLSGSNVGSDDVIGVFCEVLKVIQVSVAQVGELFMQVLSDMPVFYKTILSSPPASQLFGGIPNPEEEVRLWKAFRDKLESVMVMLDREYIAKSCSDWLRNCGREIVSEINGRFLIDVIENGHQLAVAEKMVRETMEGKLVLEGSLEWLKSVFGSEVELPWKRTRELVLGDDADLWDEIFENAFIGRMEAIIESGFSELSNSVNVKESICGIAEANGDRVDFQAYLNRSPIGGGVWFMDSYNNTGGLKIHSEETDFRTCLGAYLGTEVSRIRDVLDSYCESVLEDLLSFLESPKASSRLKFLAPFLQNKCYESMSTILMELKTEMGQLYDAMKNSNKEGELVIPPAITVQRSLFIGRLLFAFQKHSKHIPVILGSPKLWVNKAVADISGKSAVLRLNSVDSPRFDRPINSSAFQKKQTSVVTSALYGADDSSSPQLEELNRAIQDLCIRAHNLWISWVSEELSAILSRDLMQDDSLSATAPMRGWEETVVKHEQSADIPTEMKISLPSMPSLYVTSFLFQACEEIHRVGGHVLDRIILQNFASKLLEKVNSIYGDFLSNQEVLNTRVSEKGVLQILLDLRFSADILLGGDSTGNEDVSRAPKVKTSYRKRQDKHQTKKSVSQERIDGLINRLSQRLDPIDWLTYEPYLWENERQSYLRHAVLFGFFVQLNRLYTDAVQKLPTNSESNIMRCSTIPRFKYLPISAPALSAKGTSKTSISASMDDVSSRNSWKDYMQNDLSRSIDIDEDSGFGVATPFLKSFMQVGSRFGESTLRLGSMLTDGQVSRFGDILPVQAAGLLSSFTAGRPDM, encoded by the exons ATGAGAATGTCTTTATCGCCGTCGTCACCGCCGGCCGACGGGAAATTGTACGGCCGTGAAAAAGACGCCGACTTGCTTTTCCGATCAAAGCCTGTCTCCGAGATCCGCTCAATTGAAGCCTCAACCAGAAAGCAGATCGACGACAAATCGGAAGAGCTCCGGCAACTAGTCGGAAACCGGTACCGCGATCTGATCGACTCGGCCGATTCAATTGTGTTGATGAAAAACTCGGCCGAGTCAATCTCAGCGAACATCTCGGCGATTCATGACACGATTCTCAATTCGTTGTCTTTGAGCTCTTCGAATAAATCGGTTAGTGCTCCGAACCCGACCCGATCCAAAACTTATGGAATTGCGTGTAGAGTAAAGTATTTAGTCGATACACCGGAGAATATTTGGGGACATTTAGATGAGTTTATGTTTTTAGAGAGTGCTACTAGGTATATGAGAGCTAAGCATGTGCATTTTAGTTTAGATTTATTGAATGATTCGAGTAATCGAAATCGAAATGTTTTGGCGAATTTTCCGTTGTTAAAGCATCAGTGGCAGATTGTTGAGAGTTTTAAAAGTCAGATTTCGGTTAGGAGTCGAGAGAGGTTGTTGTTGTTGGATTTATCGAAAGGAGTTGGTGTTAGTGTGTATGCTGATGCGTTAGCGGCTGTTGCGGTTATTGATGAGCTGGATCCGGTTCAGGTTTTAGGTTTGTTTTTGGAGTCGAGGAAGTCGTGTATTTCGCAGAAGTTGAGTGGTGTTTTGAGTGGGAGTAATGTAGGTAGTGACGATGTGATTGGTGTGTTTTGTGAGGTTTTGAAGGTGATTCAGGTTAGTGTAGCGCAGGTAGGGGAGTTGTTTATGCAGGTTTTGAGTGATATGCCGGTGTTTTATAAGACGATTTTGAGTTCACCGCCTGCATCGCAGTTGTTTGGTGGAATTCCGAATCCGGAGGAGGAAGTTAGGTTGTGGAAGGCGTTTAGGGATAAGTTGGAGTCTGTGATGGTAATGCTTGATCGGGAGTATATTGCAAAGTCGTGTTCGGATTGGTTGAGGAATTGTGGGAGAGAGATTGTTTCGGAGATTAATGGGAGGTTTTTGATTGATGTGATTGAGAATGGGCATCAGCTCGCGGTTGCTGAGAAGATGGTGCGGGAGACTATGGAAGGGAAGTTGGTGTTGGAAGGAAGTTTGGAGTGGCTTAAGAGTGTGTTTGGTTCTGAAGTTGAGTTGCCGTGGAAGAGAACTCGCGAGCTTGTTTTGGGAGATGATGCAGATCTATGGGATGAGATATTTGAAAATGCTTTTATTGGGAGAATGGAAGCAATCATAGAATCTGGATTCAGTGAGCTGAGTAATTCTGTTAATGTGAAGGAGTCGATTTGTGGTATTGCTGAGGCAAATGGTGATCGAGTTGATTTCCAGGCCTATTTAAATAGGTCTCCAATAGGTGGCGGTGTTTGGTTTATGGATTCATATAATAACACAGGTGGTTTGAAAATTCATTCTGAAGAAACTGATTTTCGCACTTGCCTCGGTGCTTACCTCGGGACTGAAGTTAGCAGGATAAGGGATGTGCTGGACAGTTACTGTGAGAGTGTCCTAGAGGATCTTTTGAGCTTTCTGGAATCTCCGAAGGCATCATCAAGATTAAAATTTCTAGCTCCTTTTTTACAAAATAAGTGTTACGAGAGTATGTCGACCATACTTATGGAACTCAAGACCGAAATGGGACAATTATATGATGCCATGAAAAATAGCAACAAGGAAGGTGAGCTTGTGATACCACCAGCTATAACTGTTCAGAGGTCTCTATTTATTGGGCGACTGTTGTTTGCATTTCAAAAGCATTCGAAACACATTCCTGTTATACTTGGCTCACCAAAGTTATGGGTAAACAAAGCTGTGGCTGACATCTCTGGCAAGTCAGCGGTCTTAAGGTTAAACTCAGTTGATTCACCTAGGTTTGACAGGCCCATAAATAGTAGTGCTTTTCAGAAAAAACAGACTTCTGTGGTCACTTCAGCTTTATATGGAGCTGATGACAGTTCAAGCCCACAACTTGAAGAACTTAATAGAGCAATACAAGATCTTTGCATTAGAGCTCATAATTTATGGATATCCTGGGTCTCAGAAGAGCTTTCAGCAATTTTATCTCGCGATCTTATGCAAGATGACAGTCTATCAGCAACAGCTCCAATGAGA GGGTGGGAGGAGACAGTTGTCAAGCATGAGCAATCTGCGGATATTCCCACGGAGATGAAAATATCACTTCCCTCTATGCCTTCCTTGTATGTTACTTCTTTTCTGTTTCAAGCATGTGAAGAAATTCATCGAGTTGGAGGTCATGTTCTTGACAGAATAATTTTGCAGAATTTTGCCTCAAAGTTATTGGAAAAG GTCAACAGTATATATGGGGATTTCCTTTCAAATCAAGAGGTTCTTAATACTCGGGTGTCAGAAAAAGGAGTGCTTCAGATTCTCTTAGATTTAAGATTTTCTGCTGACATACTTTTAGGGGGCGATTCCACTGGAAATGAGGATGTTTCAAGAGCTCCAAAAGTGAAGACTTCTTATAGAAAGAGACAAGATAAACACCAAACAAAAAAGTCCGTCAGTCAGGAGCGAATAGATGGGTTAATCAATCGTCTGTCACAGAGGCTGGATCCAATAGATTGGCTCAC GTATGAGCCATACCTGTGGGAGAATGAGAGGCAGTCATATTTACGTCATGCTGTCCTCTTTGGGTTCTTTGTGCAACTCAACCGCTTGTACACAGATGCTGTGCAAAAGTTGCCTACTAATTCAGAGTCAAATATTATGAGATGCTCCACGATTCCCCGCTTCAAATACCTTCCAATCAG TGCTCCAGCATTATCAGCAAAGGGAACAAGCAAGACATCTATTTCAGCATCTATGGATGATGTTTCTTCAAGGAATTCATGGAAAGATTACATGCAGAATGATCTTTCCCGAAGTATTGATATTGATGAGGATTCAGGTTTTGGGGTGGCAACTCCTTTTTTGAAATCTTTCATGCAG GTTGGTAGCAGATTTGGTGAGAGTACATTAAGACTGGGTTCCATGCTAACGGATGGGCAAGTTAGTAGGTTCGGTGACATTTTACCTGTCCAAGCTGCAGGGCTTCTTTCATCATTTACAGCCGGCAGACCAGATATGTGA
- the LOC141688836 gene encoding uncharacterized protein LOC141688836 → MEDPNPKNCERCHHCAGPLSKHMETSNWTIAPLIRDSFSMIGSAVGGTASAFYGFNHAMPIVRRWVKGPMWLHFLVGAPPVIVFSSACAGLAGGAVPALAQLASSSYHAAVSSPSLPPPSPQEAKMNKSRTSSTL, encoded by the exons ATGGAAGATCCAAATCCTAAAAATTGTGAGAGATGTCATCACTGTGCTGGTCCTCTCTCCAAACACatg GAAACTAGCAATTGGACTATTGCGCCACTAATCAGGGACAGCTTTTCCATg ATTGGTTCAGCTGTTGGTGGTACAGCAAGTGCATTTTACGGATTTAACCATG CGATGCCAATTGTTCGAAGATGGGTTAAAGGACCTATGTGGCTGCATTTTCTTGTTGGT GCCCCACCGGTGATAGTTTTCTCTTCAGCTTGTGCAGGATTAGCAG GTGGTGCTGTTCCAGCACTTGCTCAACTTGCATCTTCATCTTATCATGCAGCTGTCTCTTCACCATCATTGCCCCCTCCATCCCCACAGGAGGCTAAGATGAACAAATCAAGAACATCTTCCACTTTATAG